The following is a genomic window from Solanum stenotomum isolate F172 chromosome 4, ASM1918654v1, whole genome shotgun sequence.
TGACAAGTGTCATGTACTTGAGTCATGATAAATATGATATCAGTATAATGATAAGACAAACCTCACTGAGGACACTGATTCATAAGATCGAAGTGGTGTATGTGACACCTTGATGGAGGACTGACTCGTGAAAGTACGTCAAGCAGAATTGAAAAGATTTCTAAGCTAACAAACTTCTTAAAATGAGGTGTGCATGATATTTTAGGTGAATTTTCTTCTAGAGTttcatttaactttttttctagattttgtttttctaagaATTTTTGGATTAATATTTCATCCATACTTCCTTTTTGATAAGTGTTTTTACTTGCAAATTTTTTTgctagtaattcatttatatatttttgacttattcTTTTGTCAACTTTTTCTGttttatatatagagagagagatgaAAGTGGATAGTTTTATAAGTTATGAATTCAAATATAGAATATGAGTTGTACATACTCTTTCAGGCTTGATGATATAATAGCCTTAGAGAGGTAAATTCATGAGACATATTATATCAAAGAAAATAATACGTGTCATGAACTTAGACAGATCGAAAGCAAGTCTTAGAGTGACTTTATCattaatttgtcaaattttaCCTACTAATACTAAGCCGACATGTTATCAACAGCCCATGTTCCAATTTCTTGGTTGTTAACAATTTGATTGACTAATTAATTCTGATTTTCCCACCAACTTAAAGCTGATAATTACTTCATGGGATAAACATCTTCTTAATGACTTTAATTTGATGCCACTAATTTTCTATCAACTttataatttgagaaaattcaaataatagGTGTGATCCCACAACTATCAAGTTTTGTCTATCTTTAATCTCTGTCATGCACTANacaagtaaattatatgtttgtatgaatactttatcgGAAAAACTCGAAAAAACCAGAGGTTGAAAAATCCGAGTTTTattaatttggtttggtttataaatttaaaaatccgacacaaataatttggtttgatatttaaaaaaactcaaatcaaCTCGGCCATATACACCCTTACTTATCGAGCTAAAGTGGTGACAAGTGTCGTGTGCTTGAGCCATGATAAATATGATATCAGTATAATGATAAGACAAACCTCACTGAGGACACTGATTCATAAGATCGAAGTGGTGTATGTGATACCTTGATGGAGGACTGACTGGCGAGAGTAGGCCAAGCAGAATTGAAAAGATTTCTAAGCTAACACTTCTTAAAATGAGGTGTGCATGACATTTTAGgtgaatttcatattttatatatatagatagatagatgaAAGTGGATAGTTTTATAAgttatgaattcaaatttagaaTATGAGTTGTACATACTCTTTCAGGCTTGATGATATAATAGCCTTAGAGAGGTAAATTCATGAGACATATTATATCAAAGAAAATAATACGTGTCATGAACTTAGACAGATCGAAAGCAAGTCTTAGAGTGACTTTATCattaatttgtcaaattttaCCTACTAATACTAAGCCGACATGTTATCAACAGCCCATGTTCCAATTTCTTGGTTGTTAACAATTTGATTGACTAATTAATTCTGATTTTCCCACCAACTTAAAGCTGATAATTACTTCATGGGATAAACATCTTCTTAATGACTTTAATTTGATGCCACTAATTTTCTATCAACTttataatttgagaaaattcaaataatagGTGTGATCCCACAACTATCAAGTTTTGTCTATCTTTAATCTCTGTCATGCACTAGTGCTATAGATTATCTATAACTTTCATAATTGACATAAATAATCGTCcatcaaataatatttaataaacataaaatttatatttaatttgtctAACGATTGTCATTACTTGTCTTTCCAATAATGATACTTGAAACTGACTTGGAACCTGCCATTAATTAGGAGGCCTATCCAAGAAGATTAAATGGAATATTAATTATCAACCTTAATTATTATGTGGTTAATTAGTCTTGGATTTTCTATGTTCATACTACATAGTCACTTAACGTTACATCACAATTAGAtagttttgaataatttattttttctccaaaCTCATTggctaaattaattaattattaagtttAGTCATTATCATTAGTGACtttgacaaaaaaaagttaaccaacatattttttattgtctTTAATGAATAAAGGGTAAATATGAAACAAAGCagataatatatgtatatatgtcatAAGGATGTGTTGTGACAAATATTGTACGCAATAAAATTGAACTGACAAACTTCTAAGTTGGCAATTACGCATCCACAACCCGTACATGCATCTTAAGCAATTTTCATAGGAAAAGGTGAGACATCTGAGGTGCTATATAAGTGAGGGTATAGTATGATATAGatcaaaaagacaaatatatgaGATTCGTTGAGTTAAACAAACGATACGTAATATGAAATTATGTCAATGATAGCATAAAGTgttaaacttcaaacaaatacGGCATGCATAGTATATTGTGGTTTGGACTCGATGATGACATAAATCAAGAAACAAATCTATGAGTTGGTTCATTGAATCAAATGATTGAATGAACTTGATAATTCATAGCCTGCATATAGATATTCAAACTTGTAACATTTGTTGTTGACtctattattttatgaaattttaatattattattcgatacacttaatttcttttttcacaaaaataagaCTTTTTCCAAACAACGGGAGTATTAGATAGTTGTTCTCTGTGTGCCTTTCATGGCTTACAAATTTGGATCGTAACACTTaaattgataatatattttttaaaaatatatgcagATTTGCAAATGATTCTGTTTGGTATTTTGGAGGAATATATTTGACAATATATTATCTTCAGATTAGTTGAACTATTATAGTCCATTTGTTGTTAATTATGTCATCATTATAGTCATCAACTCATCATACGaactatttctaaatcatacaataaaaacaattaTCAATGTGATTtcataaataaggtaaatataCACGAATTTAATTCTATCTTTAtggaataaaaatattatttcaaatagacTCTTGGAATCGGAGATTATATCTGACTCATTTTTCAATATAGAAATCACCTGTCCTCACTTGCTAAATGTGTATGCACATGGAGGGgtcttaaattaattaattatacataatcagttttctaaatataatttaaacttgaaaatgacattaagcatttcttttttttattctgGAAAAATGATCAAATTATCTTTTACTATTAATTGAAATTGAGCAACTTTGCCTTGTGTTAAACGTTTTGTCTAATAATAATCTCAATGTTAGGAAAAGTCTCATTTTTTGTCTGCCTTTAATATCAAATAAAGTTCCAATCTGAGGGTAATTTTAAACTAAATTTGTACCTCTTTATTCAAATTTGGACAAGTTGAGTccacttattttatatattggAGTTCTATTAATTTCAAGCTTAAATACAAGACAATTTATCAATAGAAAGAATATAAATTGATgacaaaatataataaagggGGAAATTAAGCAATACAAGTTAGTACATTACTGATGAATTTAGaccttttccctttatttataTCAACACTCCTAATTTGCAAGTAAATATACTCCTCCgatccatttttaattgtcatatttaCTAAAATCACTAGTCCAAAATAGTTGTTATTTCAGAAATCATATAATTTATGATAGTTACCACATGTACATTTACTTAATAAATACGTAGAGTAGAGAGATAAATGTGCTggacaaaaaaaagaatagtagtaaattgagattgaaaaaaaaaataagattaatttGGTCAAATTACACATTTAGTTAgtattttcttaatgaaagtGTAGAAAAAACCtttgacaaataaattgaacCAGAGTAATTAACTACTTTTACAAACTTATTGGAAAgtatgagaaaaataatttttgccAAGCGAAAACTAAAAGTATTTTGCCAAAAAGTACAGTATATCGCCATATTTGCATAAATTCGAATTGGCTAGAGCTCCAAAGCAGATATCGCACATCGaatcaagaaaaacaattcaacaatttcactactttccttctatttttccttttctagaGAAGTTTTTACAGGGATATATAATGGTGAAACATCAAGTTGTGCagacttttcattttctatgTTGCACGtgtcaaattctccaaaaagaCACTAGTTTAGAAGAATTCGATACACATAATCTCTTGACATCTTTAGAGTCCAAACAATATAGATGAAATGGGACTTcactatataattacataatgatcttttatatttatatacttaaaaaataaaagcaagATTTTTATTTACATGGAGAGAAATAAAGAGAGGAAAAATCAACCATGGTAGTTGACTAACATAGATAAAGGCACAAGACAAAgtcctttcttcttcaaatctgTATAGCCTCTTTCCACTTTGTGCACTTCTTGAAATTGTCTTGAGCTACCATCATTTCCCTACAATATCATCAAATAAccaaaaattatgaaaatattaaaaaaaaaaaacatatattattatgtGGGTACCTATAGTATTCATCACTCGATCCATTTTTTATCCATTTTAAATAGAATGTCAGAAAAAAATCGACATATCTAGTTTAATCTAATCAAGGATGCCGCAATCTAATTTTCAACAAGCCTAAATCCATCAATAAACTATGATTATTGACTACTTTAATTACGTTGGTTTTCTACCTCATGAAAGATAGTAACTTTAGTAGTGAGGTGTGATCAGGGGCGGGTTAGATACTTTATCAGCTTATatcttattcatttttaatttgcCCAAATTCAATCCGACCTGATTTGTAGGATATATTACCATAAAATTTCCAGTgctattttttgttcttctgtAATTGATCTCCATCTTGCTTACCTATTGATAATCACACaagatatcaatacaattagATGTtgaatacataaaaatataattagtgtATTAAGCAATTATAAGTGTGTTCAATCTAACCATAGCCTACTTTCAACCTCTATAACTAAAAATTGGTAATAATTGTCACGGAGATTCAAATTACGCGAGTAAAATCTCACCTCCTGTGGAATTTAAAACTCGATGACAATTGCTATTTTTCAGATACACAAGATCAAAAAGTGGCTAGTAAACGCTCATGACTACCACATATATATGGTATCAATTGCATGTATCATATCAAACATGAAGTTCGATTTTTAAATCTCACCTtcataaaaaagaaactaaTATTTTCACATGTTTACCCCCATAAAAACAAATCAGCCTCATAACATtctgaaaaacataaatatgtgttttttttaataccGTTTTAAATAATCAGATGAGATGATCATGCAGTTCAATTAtggtgaaaaaacaaaaaaagataataagTACCTTAGGACTATTGACAGGTGAGCTAGCAGTGTCTTCCAAATCAGGAtcattgattttcttgtttcttggtaatttcttcaaattcaacttcttgGGAGAGTATTCATCATTCATAACtaatttattgtaatttatattacaataattattgttattcCATGGAGCAATATTAGAAGCAGCATCAGATAATAAAGAATAATTATTAGGGCTAAaattatcatcatcataatTTTCCCTTTGATTATTCATTAATGAAAAATCCTCCAAATAAGTTGTCCATccactttcttcttgttgttcaTCTTCATTTGTTGATGATGATTTATTTTCACTTTGGTTCATTATTCTTGATTTTTGAGTTCTTGGAAATTGGAATATGTGTTTTGTGAGATTGAGTTGATATTATATTGTTTGAGGGGATATAtcatatagtatatatattgaGGAAAAtaggaaggaaaagaaaaaggggCACATGGAATCTTGGTGTGGGGACAGGTGAATGAAGTTAAAATCAATTGCTTcatttaaattgttattttactatgtttagttgtgaaaaatgaaaaaaaaaaaaatttaaagtaaaaaatgaaatttaaatattataactGTGTTTAATCATGAATACATATTAAAGTGGTTAATATTTATGAGTAAATATTTATGAGTAATATGGAGTGTAAACAATTTCGTggtgtttttaaaatttctcaaaaggcGTGTATGTACATAAGCATGACATTTTAATTACTTGATTTTAGTTGCAATGTCCTCCAATTTTAATTGGATGCGCATaaataaacacttaaatttatattaaaattaaacaagtagatacacaCGTCCtatatgacataatacatgtaagACGCCACGTAGAATGTCACATAGGACGTatatgtctacttgttcaatttcatacaaatttaaatgtatgtgcacactcaaagttaaaGGATATAAATGCAAACGAAAgccaaattaaaaattatatatatatatatatcgatcaTGCCttctaaatattataaattttaattttaattttatgataaacatattttttgaagtaaaactcagattttttttagaaaaaactcATGGCCAAAGAACcaaaaagtaagaaagaaaagggaaaaacaaAAGTGAGAACAAACAAAAGAGATAACGTGCAGAAATGGAAAAGAACTTTTCAAGGAAGATAGGGATATTTAGTTGACCTTGTTGATTAAAGTGCTACTATTTGCTTTATTTTACATGAAAATATGATTTGGTCGATTCATCTAAATTCGAGTGGGTTAATgactaatatttattaatttagtttaatttgatttgtccaattaaattatatttaagagTTTGAATTGATTTGGGCTAAATAAGCTATTTAAATTgacttatgaattattttatcaaaatatattttattttatatattagataatatatagtcataattaggggtgttcacgggttggtttggatcgattattggtcaaaaccaaaaccaaaccaacttaatcggttttaaaattatcaaaaccaaaccaaaccaaaccaaaccaaatataatatacatttatcggtttagTGATTATcgattttggtttggtttggttcggttattcggttattaaccatacacaaaaataaaagaaacaattcatttaaaatatgaaaaaagtgacaacaatacattctaaacaaaaaatacttaaaatgacttaaattactgaactttcgatcactaaatttactatcaataaatctttaaaattcactatattggcctagaaggaagagacaataacattttcagtcccacaaaaattgtcatagacactcatatacatgaaatcaataagataaatgtttcatcttggacatttttgctttcaataagtaaactataaagaaattttaatggaAATATTATAAGATCTTTagaattgtttataaaaaacagtatattaagtatgtatattaataaaatatatgtatataattcatcggttcggttcggttcggttcggtttgattatttcttcggttttttcgaataaaaccataaccaaaccaaacactatcgattttcaaaaatctaaaaccaaaccaaaccaaactcaaataaaatcggttttattttatcgatttggtttggtttttcgatttggatcgatttttatccaaaccgtgaacacccctagtcataataataaaagaggaaaatatgaatttgataacaatacaaaattacaaattataGAAAAGAAACAATAGAATTAGATGTGGTAAGAGTTGAGCGAGTTAGGTTATGACCTACTTATTTATAGCTTATCTTGATTCAAATCACTGCAATTTAAGTAACTTTTATACAGGTTAATGTTTCACTCATTGATTGACACATCTCATTTTGATCCGttcaaattcaatcaaactCACTATTTGATACGTTTATTAACGatgtatatatagcttaattaattctttatttattagtattagtttgatctacttttaaatttttcattaaaataattattttgtcttaAAGAAGCTATAGCTATACAAATAATGTGATATATTCTAAATCACAGgttcaaaaaaattctcaagCACATATATATTACATATCTCGAAGACCTTAAAttccaaaaattaataaatatacttTTCTTAAAATTAGTATCAAATCACATCTTATAAATTACAACGGAGGTCCTTCAGGATGATTCAGTTAGTTTGGAGGGTGGTCATCCACATGATGACTCATGATCGATCCCCTCTCAATGTATCTTGAGTCGAATTTGTCGCATACGGCTTGCCTAATGTTATTTACGCCGAGGTTATGACAGGCTTACCTAATGCAATATACGTTGAGATTGTGACAGAAATTGTAGCGGTATGAC
Proteins encoded in this region:
- the LOC125863342 gene encoding vascular-related unknown protein 1-like isoform X2, which translates into the protein MNQSENKSSSTNEDEQQEESGWTTYLEDFSLMNNQRENYDDDNFSPNNYSLLSDAASNIAPWNNNNYCNINYNKLVMNDEYSPKKLNLKKLPRNKKINDPDLEDTASSPVNSPKGNDGSSRQFQEVHKVERGYTDLKKKGLCLVPLSMLVNYHG
- the LOC125863342 gene encoding vascular-related unknown protein 1-like isoform X1 — protein: MNQSENKSSSTNEDEQQEESGWTTYLEDFSLMNNQRENYDDDNFSPNNYSLLSDAASNIAPWNNNNYCNINYNKLVMNDEYSPKKLNLKKLPRNKKINDPDLEDTASSPVNSPKVSKMEINYRRTKNSTGNFMGNDGSSRQFQEVHKVERGYTDLKKKGLCLVPLSMLVNYHG